Proteins from one Tenrec ecaudatus isolate mTenEca1 chromosome 8, mTenEca1.hap1, whole genome shotgun sequence genomic window:
- the DKK4 gene encoding dickkopf-related protein 4, with amino-acid sequence MVVLVLLGLGWLCSPLAALVLDFNNIKSSADVSGARKGSQCLSDKDCNTRKFCLQARDEKPFCTTCRGLRRRCQRNAMCCPGTLCINDVCTSMEDAAPISERQAEDQDDVDTKGASEHHPMQENKPKRKPSAKNPQDSKGQEGESCLRTSDCGPGLCCARHFWTKICKPVLLEGQVCSRRGHKDTAQGPEIFQRCDCGPGLLCRSQATGNRQHARLRLCQKM; translated from the exons ATGGTGGTGCTGGTCCTGCTGGGGCTCGGCTGGCTCTGCTCGCCCCTGGCGGCGCTGGTCCTGGACTTCAACAACATCAAGAGCTCTGCCGACGTGTCAGGGGCACGCAAG GGCTCCCAGTGCTTGTCCGACAAGGACTGCAACACCAGGAAATTCTGCCTCCAGGCCCGAGACGAGAAGCCCTTCTGCACGACGTGCCGGGGGCTGCGCAGGAGGTGTCAGCGGAATGCCATGTGCTGCCCAGGGACGCTCTGCATCAATG ATGTCTGCACAAGCATGGAAGATGCAGCCCCAATATCGGAGAGACAGGCTGAGGACCAAGACGACGTCGACACCAAAGGAGCCAGCGAGCACCACCCAATGCAGGAAAACAAACCCAAGAGGAAGCCAAGTGCCAAGAACCCACAGGACAGTAAGG GACAAGAGGGCGAGAGCTGTCTCAGAACCTCTGACTGTGGGCCTGGACTTTGCTGTGCTCGCCACTTTTGGACTAAGATCTGTAAGCCAGTCCTTCtggaggggcaggtctgctctcggAGAGGGCACAAGGACACAGCGCAAGGCCCAGAAATTTTCCAGCGGTGTGACTGTGGTCCTGGGCTTCTGTGTCGAAGTCAAGCTACCGGCAATCGACAACATGCACGGCTAAGACTATGCCAAAAGATGTAA